The proteins below come from a single Chryseobacterium nepalense genomic window:
- a CDS encoding WG repeat-containing protein produces the protein MKKLIFVLFSSVCLGQTDQYKQILLTKKLGKEVRSYTKGYGMINDAKTGTSGIVDSLGNITFSYPFKSEISRLWKDRFILKVKSGNSTGKTALIDEKGSELIPLENFRFRTWENKDRLICTKQGKECVYDFNGKQIIPFSEKIEFGSENRFFVKVNGSWFIYDFDGKQVSDRAFTTDLRFYKGRTYISTGEKSGEIIDNNGKTLTKISDHNVDNINAFPFLVTLDAAKNRYGIINDTEKVIADEIYDQAFVGREYIYLTKDDKVSIFSKKEGKVYDLDYQYVNPLFNGLFKTSQDQNNPKAAVVRLSGEVVFPKEYDRVEGLTIAGEKYIYLRKNDEETIVDKNLKNILKENYEIEKIFPNTIILNKDNNYYKFSPKDGEYIELKGLKEIKPLEMYPMIIGKNADNFYGVLNENGKEIIPFVYDDIITFSGANEFVIRKGNKFGISNHKNEPLAEVVFDKYVQDKKGIKLMKGKDFQFIYFTEQNEKNFIE, from the coding sequence TTGAAAAAACTAATTTTCGTGCTGTTTTCGTCGGTTTGCCTCGGACAGACGGATCAGTATAAACAGATACTCTTAACAAAAAAGCTGGGCAAAGAAGTGCGTTCCTACACGAAAGGTTACGGAATGATCAACGATGCCAAAACCGGAACATCCGGAATCGTAGATTCTTTAGGAAATATTACTTTTAGTTATCCTTTTAAAAGCGAAATATCAAGGCTTTGGAAAGACAGGTTTATCCTTAAGGTTAAATCAGGGAATTCCACAGGAAAAACAGCTCTTATTGATGAAAAAGGAAGTGAACTTATTCCTCTTGAAAACTTCAGGTTCAGGACATGGGAAAATAAAGACCGGCTGATCTGCACAAAACAAGGAAAAGAATGTGTTTATGACTTCAACGGAAAACAGATTATCCCTTTTTCGGAGAAAATAGAATTCGGCAGCGAAAACAGATTTTTTGTTAAGGTAAACGGAAGCTGGTTTATTTACGATTTTGACGGCAAACAGGTTTCAGACAGAGCATTTACTACTGATCTTCGGTTTTACAAAGGCCGTACTTATATTTCTACAGGTGAAAAATCCGGTGAAATTATTGATAATAACGGGAAAACGCTAACTAAAATTTCAGATCATAACGTAGACAATATCAATGCATTTCCGTTCCTTGTAACGCTTGATGCAGCAAAAAACCGGTACGGAATTATTAATGACACGGAAAAAGTTATTGCGGATGAAATCTATGATCAGGCTTTCGTAGGAAGAGAATATATCTATCTTACCAAAGATGATAAAGTAAGTATTTTTTCAAAGAAGGAAGGGAAGGTTTATGATCTTGATTATCAATATGTAAACCCTCTTTTTAACGGTTTGTTTAAAACATCTCAGGATCAGAACAATCCTAAAGCTGCAGTGGTTCGCTTATCCGGAGAAGTTGTTTTTCCTAAAGAATATGACCGGGTGGAAGGACTTACCATCGCCGGAGAAAAATATATTTATCTAAGAAAAAACGATGAAGAAACAATTGTAGATAAAAATTTAAAAAATATCCTCAAGGAAAATTATGAAATTGAAAAAATATTTCCGAATACCATTATTTTAAATAAAGATAATAACTACTACAAATTTTCACCAAAAGACGGAGAATACATAGAATTGAAAGGTTTGAAAGAGATTAAACCTTTGGAAATGTATCCCATGATCATAGGGAAAAATGCCGATAATTTCTACGGAGTTCTCAATGAAAACGGCAAAGAAATTATTCCTTTTGTCTATGATGATATCATTACTTTTTCGGGTGCCAATGAATTTGTGATAAGAAAAGGCAATAAATTCGGAATTTCCAACCATAAAAATGAACCTTTGGCAGAAGTGGTTTTTGATAAATACGTTCAGGATAAAAAAGGGATAAAATTGATGAAAGGAAAGGATTTTCAATTTATTTATTTTACAGAACAGAATGAAAAGAATTTTATTGAATAA